The following are from one region of the Ptychodera flava strain L36383 chromosome 15, AS_Pfla_20210202, whole genome shotgun sequence genome:
- the LOC139152388 gene encoding serine/threonine-protein phosphatase CPPED1-like isoform X1, with product MELKEKQDQWLDEQLAEDSKCKHMVIFQHTPWFLKSPEEKHLKNLNMENDLRLRMLEKFQDAGVRAIFCGHYHRNGGGFYGNMEEVITCAMGYTKAQSGLRVVRVYENTIKHDFYGMDDIPETLCLSEAST from the exons ATGGAGTTGAAAGAAAAACAGGACCAGTGGCTGGATGAACAGCTAGCAG AAGATTCAAAGTGTAAACATATGGTGATATTCCAGCACACTCCATGGTTTTTGAAAAGTCCAGAGGAAAAACATCTCAAAAATCTCAACATGGAAAACGATCTAAGACTGAGAATGTTGGAGAAATTTCAAGATGCAG GTGTCAGAGCAATATTTTGTGGACACTACCATCGTAATGGAGGCGGTTTCTATGGTAACATGGAGGAGGTAATCACGTGTGCTATGGGATACACAAAAGCACAGTCAGGTTTGCGAGTTGTTAGGGTTTATGAAAACACTATCAAGCATGATTTTTATGGAATGGATGATATCCCAGAGACACTGTGTCTCTCTGAAGCATCAACCTGA
- the LOC139152388 gene encoding serine/threonine-protein phosphatase CPPED1-like isoform X2 produces MELKEKQDQWLDEQLADSKCKHMVIFQHTPWFLKSPEEKHLKNLNMENDLRLRMLEKFQDAGVRAIFCGHYHRNGGGFYGNMEEVITCAMGYTKAQSGLRVVRVYENTIKHDFYGMDDIPETLCLSEAST; encoded by the exons ATGGAGTTGAAAGAAAAACAGGACCAGTGGCTGGATGAACAGCTAGCAG ATTCAAAGTGTAAACATATGGTGATATTCCAGCACACTCCATGGTTTTTGAAAAGTCCAGAGGAAAAACATCTCAAAAATCTCAACATGGAAAACGATCTAAGACTGAGAATGTTGGAGAAATTTCAAGATGCAG GTGTCAGAGCAATATTTTGTGGACACTACCATCGTAATGGAGGCGGTTTCTATGGTAACATGGAGGAGGTAATCACGTGTGCTATGGGATACACAAAAGCACAGTCAGGTTTGCGAGTTGTTAGGGTTTATGAAAACACTATCAAGCATGATTTTTATGGAATGGATGATATCCCAGAGACACTGTGTCTCTCTGAAGCATCAACCTGA
- the LOC139151898 gene encoding ATP-dependent RNA helicase DDX25-like, translating into MVKLAGDQFTQVVLLAQSADSAKLIAESLYDLYGDLTSALTIHDSEFRWPKTKTINTQIITGTPSTTRDYSKNYKCFDLSDIKVLIVDEVDTFVKVQNCQDDTIRIARELSAGCKVFLFSEINETNQMDVQNFAERLQGCNINIQVSIQSVRFLTYIT; encoded by the exons ATGGTAAAGCTAGCTGGGGATCAGTTTACACAG GTGGTCCTCCTGGCCCAATCTGCTGACTCTGCCAAACTGATAGCAGAAAGTCTCTATGATCTGTATGGTGATCTGACCAGTGCATTGACTATTCATGACTCTGAATTTAGat GGCCAAAAACTAAGACAATTAATACCCAGATCATCACTGGGACTCCAAGCACAACCAGGGACTATTCAAAGAATTATAAGTGCTTTGATTTGTCTGACATCAAAGTACTCATCGTGGATGAGGTGGATACATTTGTGAAAGTACAAAACTGTCAGGATGATACCATCAGAATAGCAAG GGAACTCTCAGCTGGCTGCAAAGTTTTCTTATTTTCTGAGATCAATGAGACTAACCAAATggatgtacaaaattttgctgaAAGACTGCAAGGATGCAACATCAACATCCAAGTTAGCATTCAGTCTGTGAGATTTCTTACGTATATTAC CTAG